AGGAGGACGGCGTCCCGCAGGCCCGTGACGTGCAGTACGCGGTCCTCTTCGACCGCATGTTCCGCTTCCCGGTCACCGGCGAGCGAGTGCGCAACTACGACGGCCTCGGCGGCCAGCTCCTCTTCGCCTACCTGCACAAGCACGACGTGGTGCGCTGGACCGACAACAAGCTCTTCATCGACTGGCAGCGCGCCCCGCAGGTCACCAACCAGCTGTGCGCCGAGATCGAGGACCTCTACCGGGCCGGCATCGACCGCCCGAAGCTGGTCCACTGGTTCGCCGCCTACGACCTGGTCTCCCAGTACCTCGCCCCGCACCCGGGCTCCAAGTGGGCCAAGGGTCCCGACGCCCTCGACCTGTCGCTGCCGCCCCGGAAACTCGTCGATGACGTGCTTCCGGACGAGTTTCCGCTGAGCATGTTCTATGAGGCCCTCTCCAAGAAGCTGAAGAACGTGATCGCCTCCACTCGGGGCATCACGGCGGAGAGTGCCGAGCGGGTCGCCGCGTGAGCGACCGCACCACAACAGCTCAGGAGGCGAAGCGCATGGTGGGGAACGGAGCTCTCAGCGGTGCGGTGATCGCGGTGGCCGGCGCGGGCGGGCCCGCGGGCCGCGCGGCGCTGCTGCGACTGGCCGAGGCGGGCGCGACCGTCGTCGGCGCGGACAACGACCCGGAGCGGCTCGCGGAGGCCGTGGACGCGGCCCGCTACGCGTCCGGCGGCGCGACCGTCACCGGGGAACCGGTCGACCTGCTCGACCTGGACTCCACCCGCGACTGGGCCATGCACATCGAGAAGGACTTCGGGCGGGTCGACGGCCTGGTCCACCTCGTCGGCGGCTGGCGCGGCAGCGAGACCTTCATCAAGTCGAGCCTGGACGACTGGGACTTCCTGGAGCTGCTGCTCGTCCGCACCGTGCAGCACACCTCGCTGGCCTTCTACGAGGGCCTCCAGCGCAGCGACCGCGGCCGTTACGTCCTGATCAGCGCCGCCGGTGCGACGAAGCCGACCGCGGGCAACGCCTCGTACGCCGCCGCCAAGGCCGCCGCCGAGGCCTGGACGCTCGCCCTCGCCGACGCCTTCCGCAAGGCCGGGGGCGCTGACGGACCGACGTCCGCGGCTGCGATCCTGGTGGTGAAGGCACTGGTGCACGAGGCCATGCGCGCGGAGCGGCCCAACGCGAAGTTCGCGGGCTTCACCGACGTCAAGGATCTGGCCGAGGCCATCGCCGGTGTCTGGGAGAAGCCCGCCGCCGAAGTGAACGGAAACCGTCTGTGGCTGACCGAGAAGCCGTGAACCCGACCGCTTTCACGCAGGCGCGCCGCCGTCACGACCCGCAGGTCCGCGGCTTCGCCAGCGACAACTACGCCGGGGCCCACCCGGAGGTGCTCGCCGCCCTGGCCCTGGCCAACGGCGGGCACCAGGTCGCGTACGGCGAGGACGACTACACCGAGCACCTCCAGGGGATCATCCGCAGCCACTTCGGGGCCACGGCCGAGGCGTTCCCGGTCTTCAACGGCACCGGCGCCAACGTCGTCGCGCTCCAGGCGGTCACCGACCGCTGGGGCGCGGTGATCTGCGCCGAGAGCGCGCACATCAACGTCGACGAGGGCGGCGCCCCCGAGCGGATGGGCGGCCTGAAGCTGCTCACCGTGCCGACGCCGGACGGGAAGCTCACTCCCGAGCTGATCGACCGGCAGGCGTACGGCTGGGAGGACGAGCACCGTGCCATGCCGCAGGCCGTCTCGATCACCCAGTCCACGGAGCTCGGCACGCTCTACACGCCGGACGAGATCCGCGCGATCTGCGAGCACGCACACGCGCGTGGCATGAAGGTGCACCTGGACGGCTCCCGCATAGCCAACGCGGCAGCGTCCCTGGACGTCCCGATGCGGACGTTCACCAACGCGGTCGGCGTCGACATCCTCTCCCTCGGCGGGACGAAGAACGGCGCGCTGTTCGGCGAGGCGGTCGTGGTGATCAACCAGGACGCGGTCTCCCACATGAAGCACCTGCGCAAGCTGTCGATGCAGCTCGCCTCCAAGATGCGTTTCGTGTCGGTCCAGTTGGAGGCCCTGCTCGCCAAGGACCTGTGGCTGCGCAACGCCCGCCACGCCAACGAGATGGCCCAGCGCCTGGCCGAGGGAGTGCGTGCGGTCCACGGGGTGGAGATCCTCTACCCGGTGCAGGCCAACGGGGTCTTCGCGCGGTTGCCGCACGACGTGAGCGAGCGGCTCCAGAAGCGCTTCCGCTTCTACTTCTGGGACGAGGCCGCGGGCGACGTCCGCTGGATGTGCGCCTTCGACACCACCGAGGAGGACGTGGACACGTTCGTGGCGGCGCTGAAGGAGGAGATGGCGCGCTGACGAGCTGTGCATAGATATGCGGTCACCTGAAAAGTCATTGACTGTTGGGTGATCGCATTCCTATGCTCTGCCGTCATGGAGCTGATCCAGAACACCCCCGACCTTTCCGCGTACTTGGCCGCTGACGAGGCGATCGACCATCACCACCCGCTGGTGCGTGATACGGCCGCGCATCTCGCCCGGAAGGCCGATGACTCGTATGCCTATGCGCGGCTGGCCTTCGAGTTCGTCCGCGACACCATCCCGCACTCCCAGGACTCCGGCGATCTCCGCGTCACCTGGCGGGCGTCCGACGTCCTGGAGCAGGGCACCGGCATCTGCTTCGCCAAGGCCCACGCGCTGGCCGCCCTGCTGCGCGCCGAGGACATCCCGACCGCGCTCTGCTACCAGAAGCTCGACGTGGTGCACGGTCTGGTCGCCGTGCGGTTCAACGGCGCCTGGCACCGCCAGGACCCCCGGGGCAACAAGCCCGGGGTGGACGCGCAGTTCTCCCTCGACGGCGAGCGGCTGGCGTTCACGCCCGAACCGGAGTCCAGCGAGATGGACTACCCGGTCCTGTACGCTGAACCACACCCGACTGTCCTGGGCGTCCTGAAAGCGGCCCCGGACCGGCCGCACCTCTGGAAAGCGCTCCCCGTCGCACTCTGAGGCACCCCATGACCCTCTCCCTGACCGTGTCCGACGAGGTCCGGGTCCTCGCGCCCGGCTTCACGCACCTCGCCGTGGAAGCCCACGGACTCGTCAACGGGCCCAGTACCGACGCCAGTTCGGCACTCCTCGACGACGCGGCCGCCCGTCTCGCCGTACGACTGGACGGGCGCGCCCCGCACGAGGACCCGCACATGGCGGCCTGGCGGGAGGTCTACACGGCGTTCGGCGCGAAGCCGTCCCGTACTCGCAACTCGGCGGAGGCGCTGGCGAAGAGGGCCCTGTCGGGCGCGGGCCTGCCCCGCGTCAACCTCCTGGTCGACCTCTACAACGCGATCAGCGTCGCCCATCTCGTCCCCGTCGGCGGTGAGGACCTCGACCGCGTCCGGGGCGGCATGCGGCTCGTACGGGCCGGCGGTGACGAGGACTTCGTGACGGTGGCCGCGGGGGATGAGGTCGTCGAGCACCCGGAGGCGGGGGAGGTCGTGTGGTGCGACGACACCGGCGTCACCTGCCGACGCTGGAACTGGCGCCAGGGCCCCCGCACTCGCCTCACGGAGGAGACGGTCTCCGCCATCTTCCTGCTGGAGAGCCTGCCGCCGATGCCGGTGGCGGACGCGGAGAGAGCGGCCACCGAACTGGCGGAACTGCTGGAGAAGTTCAGCCCGGGGGCATGGATCGACCTGGTCCCGGCGGCCGACTGAGGCAATGGCTTGGCGGCGGGCACCGCTACCATCCGGGATGCGCACGGGACGATGGACGGAGTCAGGGTATGGGCGACGTGAACGAAGCAGAGCTCAAGCGGAAGTTGGGTATCCCGAACTGGCGGAACCTGTCGAAGGACAAGGTGATCAAGTTCGCGGCGGCGATGCCCGAGATGGCAACCGAGGTGCGGCTCAAGCTCATCGAGCAGTTCCCTGCCTTCAAGGACCTGGGCAAGGCCGATATCGATGCAGTGGCGGAGGCCCACAAGTCCACTCTCGCGGCCAACGAGAACAGCCAGAACCGCTTTTATCAGGCTTCGCAGGACCAGCGGGACGCGCTGCGCACCGACCTCGGCCGGGACGACCTCACCTGGGAACAGAGGGAGGCCCTTCATGACCGCCTCGACCAGAACGTGCGCCAGGTGTACGAGAAGGACAGCGAGAGCAAGCAGTTCCTGGGGGCCGGGATGAAGCTGGTGGCAGCCGCCGGTGCAGCCGCCCTCGGGCTGGGAGTGGTGTTCGTCGGCGGCAAGATCGCTGGAGGCAGCGAGGACGGCTCCGATGAATCCCGGTAAGTCCGATGACTACGCGAGGACCAGTGCTCGACTGACGGCCTGGGGCGCCATGGCCGGGCTGGCCGTGGCGTTGGCCATACCGGTGACCCTGGTGGTGGCCGTCCTCCTGTTCGGGATGCCGACCAGCTCTGGCCGGTGAGCCTGCACGGCCCTCGCGCTTGAGTGGTCAGCTCACGACCGGAGGCGCTCACTGCGGATCGAAGCAGAAGAGGCCGTGCTCGCGTGCCAGTGCGGCGGCGTACCTGGACACTTCCTCAGCTTCGCCGGTCGCCGCCAGCAGGTGCGCGGTCCTAGCGGGCCTCGGCCGCGCGGACCTCTTCGGGCGTGGGGGCCGTGCCCCCGAGGTGTGCCGGCATCCACCATGTGTCGGTCGGACCCTTCGGGCGGACGGGGTAGGCCCGCTGGGCGGCTTCCAGCAACTCGTTGACGCGGTCCCGTACTTGGCGGGTGATGGCTCCGGCGTACTTGTCCTTGGACGCCTCGATCGCCTCGCCGACCCGGATCGTGATCGGGATGTGGCTGCGCTTGAAGTTGCGCGGGTGTCCCTTGGTCCACAGCCGCTGGGTGCCCCAGACGGCCATCGGGATCAGGGGGACGCCCGCCTCCTGCGCCATCCGCGCCGCACCCGACTTGAAGCTCTTCAGGGTGAAGGACTGCGAGATCGTCGCCTCCGGGAAGACCCCGACGATCTCGCCCGACCGCAGCGACTCGAGGGCATGGGCGTACGCCGTCTCGCCCTGCTCGCGGTCGACCGGGATGTGCTTCATCCCGCGCATCAGCGGACCCGAGACCTTGTGGCGGAACACCGACTCCTTCGCCATGAAACGCACGAGACGCTTCTGCGGGAGCGCGGCCAGGCCGTTGAAGACGAAGTCCAGGTAGCTGATGTGATTGCTCACCAGCACGGCGCCGCCCGAGCGTGGGATGTTCTCCGAACCCTTGCAGTCGATCTTGAGGTCCCACGCCTTGAACAGCGCCTGGGCGAATCCGACGACGGGACGGTAGACAAGCTCTGCCATGGGCGGGGTGGGCCCTTCCTGCTCTGCCGGGGAAGGGAGTCCCGGCACTAAGTTACGCAGCCGTAGGTTTACGGCATCTCGCAGATCGTGCCCCAAGAACGGGCGGGGAGCCAGCCCTGGTGCCCGACGCGCGAGAGATTCTCGTCACGTCGTCCCTGTGATCCACCTCGGGCTTTTAAACCGCCTTTACTCCGCGCGTACCGTCACCCGCCGTACGAGCAGGTACAACTCGCAACCCAGGCAGTACCCGAACGTGGCGTTGAGAAAGGCCGCCGCGAGCGCCGCACCGGTGGCGGCGAGCCCGAGCCACTCCGGCCCGATCCCGTACCCCACCAGTCCCAGGCCCGCGAAGGCGAGGCCCACCGCCTGGGCGAACCGCGGCGGTTCGGGTGACTCGAACTCGGTCGGCGGTCCGATCCGCGGCCGTACCGCCGTGCGGAACAGCCAGCCGTACGGCGAACGCCCCACCCCACCCGCCGCGCCCAGCGCGAACGCCAGCGTCTGCCAGGCCAGCAGCCAGACACTGCCCGTGATCAGAACGGCCGCCAGGACGACGGTCGTCACCGCCGCGCCGAAGCGCGGCCCCCTTGCATCGATGTCCATGAATCAAGCATTCCGCAAGGGAAAGAATTAGGGGAGGTGGGAATCTTTGCAGTCTCGTGAATGCTTGTGCAGGTTATGACCGGACTTGTGGTGTGCGTGGCGGTGCTCGCGGCGGCGAGCGCCTACGGGGTGCTGCAACGGCGACGGAACGGGAGAGTACGGGTGCGCGGGCGTGATGAGGACAAGAGGCTCGGCGCGGCCGAGTTGGGCGAGGAACTCGGTGAACGCGCCACGCTCGTCCAGTTCTCCAGCGCCTTCTGCGCGCCCTGCCGGGCCACCCGGCGCGTACTCGGCGAGGTCGCCGGCATGGTCCCGGGAGTGACCCACGTCGAGATCGACGCCGAGAAGAACCTCGACCTGGTCCGCGAACTCGACATCCTCAAGACGCCGACCGTGCTGGTCCTCGACGCCCGCGGCCGGGTCGTGCGGCGGGCCGCCGGACAGCCGCGCAAGGCCGACGTCATCGCGGCGATCGGGGAGGCGGTTTGACGCCGCGTGTGCCGACGGTGAGGCAGCTCCCAGATGCCGGAACGTACTTGACTGTGCACGGCACCTATCGTCAGCCTGACCGTATGCCTACGGAACCCCTTCTGTACGGGCGGGTCCATGTCGACCTGGCCCGCACCGCGAGCGCGCGCTGTCCGGCTACTTGAGCAGCCACGGTCCCGCTCGCCAGCCCTCGCAGAAGGAACCCCGCATGACGGCCACCTCCGACCTCGGCACCCCTCAGCTCGCCTCTCCCGACCTCCTGCGCTCCCTCTTCCGGCGGCACGCGGCGGGAGTCGCCGTGATCACCGCGCGCGGAGACGCGGGTCCGGTCGGCTTCACCGCCACCTCCCTCGCCTCGGTCTCCGCCGAACCGCCCATGCTGTCCTTCGGGATCGGCACGGGCGCCTCCAGCTGGCCCGCGATATCCCGGGCCGAGCACGTGGGCGTGCACATACTCGGCGAGCACCAGGAGGAACTGGCCGCCACCTTCGCGCGCAGCGGCGCCGACCGCTTCGGCGCACCCACTGCCTGGCGCGAAGGGCCCGAGGGGGTCCCGGTCCTCGACGACGTCCTCGCCTGGACGGTCTGCCGGGTGCACACGCGCGTGCCCGCCGGCGACCACCGCATCGTGCTGGCCGAGGTGCGCATCGGCGACCCGGCCGGGTCGGGCCGGCCACTGCTGTACCACCAGGGGCGGTTCAACGGGCTGCGCGACTGAACCGGCGTCGAACGGATCGTCGGCCCTCCCGCTGGTGTGCGAGGCCGTCGAGTTCCGATTACGCTGCGTTGCGAAGGTCACAGTTCAAAGCGCTTGCTTAGCGGGCACGTACTGGGTGTACTGGCGAGTAATATTTCGCTCGGGAGCGCAGCCCGCCCCGACCGGGATCGGCCGCTTGGGGCGCCTATGCTGCCTGCAAGAGGCAGCCGAGAAATGACGATGCAGTAGGAGAGCCGGCGTGAGCTTGAGGATCGTTGTCACTGTGAAGTACGTGCCCGACGCCACTGGCGACCGGCACTTCGCCGATGACCTGACCGTCGACCGGGACGACGTGGACGGTCTGCTCTCCGAGCTCGACGAGTACGCGGTCGAGCAGGCGCTGCAGATCTCGGAGAACTCCGACGACGACGTCGAGGTCACCGTCCTGACCATCGGCCCCGAGGACGCCAAGGACGCGCTGCGCAAGGCGCTGTCCATGGGCGCCGACAAGGCCGTCCACGTCGAGGACGACGACCTGCACGGCACCGACGCCATCGGCACCTCCCTGGTGCTGGCCAAGGCGATCGAGAAGGCCGGCTACGACCTGGTGATCTCCGGCATGGCCTCCACCGACGGCACCATGGGCGTCGTCCCGGCCCTGCTGGCCGAGCGCCTGGGCGTCCCGCAGGTCACCCTGCTCTCCGAGGTCTCCGTCGAGGACGGCACCGTCAAGGGCCGCCGCGACGGCGACGCCGCCTCGGAGCAGCTGGAGGCCTCCCTGCCGGCCGTGGTCTCGGTGACCGACCAGTCGGGCGAGGCGCGTTACCCGTCCTTCAAGGGCATCATGGCGGCGAAGAAGAAGCCGGTGGAGTCCTGGGACCTGTCCGACCTGGACCTGGAGGCCGAGCAGGTCGGCCTCGAGGGCGCCTGGACCAAGGTCGACTCCGCCGCGGAGCGTCCGGCCCGCACGGCCGGCACCATCGTCAAGGACGAGGGCGAGGGCGGCAAGCAGCTCGCCGAGTTCCTCGCGAGCCAGAAGTTCATCTAAGGGTTCTGGCCCGCTGAGGCTCAACCCCCTTACCGCCCCTCAGACTTCGCAATCCGCAGGAGAGCATTCCCATGGCTGAAGTTCTCGTCTACGTCGACCACGTGGACGGTGCCGTCCGCAAGCCCACCCTGGAGCTGCTGACCCTGGCCCGCCGCGTCGGCGAGCCGGTCGCCGTCGCGCTGGGCAACGGCGCCGCCGACACCGCCGCCGCCCTGGCCGAGCACGGCGCCGTCAAGGTCCTCACCCACGACGCCTCCGAGTACGCCGACTACCTGGTCGTACCGAAGGTCGACGCCCTCCAGGCCGCCGTCGAGGCCGTCTCCCCGGCCGCCGTCCTGGTCCCGTCCTCCGCCGAGGGCAAGGAGATCGCCGCCCGGCTGGCGCTGCGCATCGGCTCCGGCATCATCACCGACGCCGTCGACCTTGAGGCCGGCGACGAGGGCCCGGTGGCCACCCAGTCGGTGTTCGCCGCCTCCTTCACCACCAAGTCCCGTGTCTCCAAGGGCACCCCGGTCATCACCGTCAAGCCCAACTCCGCCGCCGTGGAGGCCGCCCCGGCCGCCGGTGACGTGTCGGAGCTGAGCGTGACCTTCTCCGCGCAGGCCACCGGCACCAAGGTCACCGGCCGCACCCCGCGCGAGTCGACCGGTCGCCCCGAGCTGACCGAGGCCGCGATCGTGGTCTCCGGCGGCCGCGGTGTCAACGGCGCCGACAACTTCGCGATCATCGAGGCCCTCGCCGACTCCCTCGGCGCGGCCGTCGGCGCCTCGCGTGCCGCGGTGGACGCGGGCTGGTACCCGCACACCAACCAGGTCGGCCAGACCGGCAAGTCCGTCTCGCCGCAGCTGTACATCGCCAACGGCATCTCCGGCGCGATCCAGCACCGCGCGGGCATGCAGACCTCGAAGACCATCGTCGCGGTCAACAAGGACGCCGAGGCCCCGATCTTCGACCTCGTCGACTACGGCGTCGTCGGCGACCTCTTCGACGTCGTCCCCGCCCTCACCGAGGAGATCAAGGCCCGCAAGGGCTGATCCCGCCCCGGGCGTACGAGGCCCCCGCGACCGTGCCGACGGTCGCGGGGGCCTCGGCTCATCCCAGGGTCACGGTCGCCTGCACCGGCAGATGGTCGCTGGGGAACTGCCCGTGCAGGGCGTAGGTGTTGACGGCGGCCCGGTGGACGGTGATGCCGGGCGTGGTGAGGATCCAGTCGATCCGGTCGCCGCCGGGGACCAGTGGTTTGTATCCGTGGAAGGTGGCGTACGCCTTGGTGCGCTCGGGGGCCGCGTCCCAGGTGTCCACGAGTCCCGTGGCGAGCAGGATGTCGTAGGCCGGGTTGTCATGGGCCGCGGCGTTGAAGTCGCCGGTCACGACGACCGGCAGGGAGCGGTCGAACGCGGCGATCCTCTCGCCGAGGAACTGCGCCGACCGCTCGCGCGCGTACTGGCCCACATGGTCGAAGTGGGTGTTGACGACATAGAACTCCCGGTCGTGGGTGGTCCGGTCGCGGAAGCGGACCCAGGTGACGATCCGGGGGAGCGCGCCGCCCCAGGTGTTCGAGCCGATCACCCTCGGCGTGTCGGAGAGCCAGAGCGTGTCGTGCTCGACGGGGGCCAGCCGCCGGTTGTCGTAGAAGACCGCCGTGGACTCGTCGTGGCTGCCGCCCTCCCGGCCGGTGCCGATCCAGTCGTAGTGCGGTCCGAGGTCGGCGTGGATGTCGAGCAGTTGCCGGTACAGGCCTTCCTGGGTGCCGATGAGCGTGGGCGCCTCCCGGCGTAA
Above is a window of Streptomyces griseorubiginosus DNA encoding:
- a CDS encoding SDR family oxidoreductase is translated as MVGNGALSGAVIAVAGAGGPAGRAALLRLAEAGATVVGADNDPERLAEAVDAARYASGGATVTGEPVDLLDLDSTRDWAMHIEKDFGRVDGLVHLVGGWRGSETFIKSSLDDWDFLELLLVRTVQHTSLAFYEGLQRSDRGRYVLISAAGATKPTAGNASYAAAKAAAEAWTLALADAFRKAGGADGPTSAAAILVVKALVHEAMRAERPNAKFAGFTDVKDLAEAIAGVWEKPAAEVNGNRLWLTEKP
- a CDS encoding low specificity L-threonine aldolase — protein: MNPTAFTQARRRHDPQVRGFASDNYAGAHPEVLAALALANGGHQVAYGEDDYTEHLQGIIRSHFGATAEAFPVFNGTGANVVALQAVTDRWGAVICAESAHINVDEGGAPERMGGLKLLTVPTPDGKLTPELIDRQAYGWEDEHRAMPQAVSITQSTELGTLYTPDEIRAICEHAHARGMKVHLDGSRIANAAASLDVPMRTFTNAVGVDILSLGGTKNGALFGEAVVVINQDAVSHMKHLRKLSMQLASKMRFVSVQLEALLAKDLWLRNARHANEMAQRLAEGVRAVHGVEILYPVQANGVFARLPHDVSERLQKRFRFYFWDEAAGDVRWMCAFDTTEEDVDTFVAALKEEMAR
- a CDS encoding transglutaminase domain-containing protein: MELIQNTPDLSAYLAADEAIDHHHPLVRDTAAHLARKADDSYAYARLAFEFVRDTIPHSQDSGDLRVTWRASDVLEQGTGICFAKAHALAALLRAEDIPTALCYQKLDVVHGLVAVRFNGAWHRQDPRGNKPGVDAQFSLDGERLAFTPEPESSEMDYPVLYAEPHPTVLGVLKAAPDRPHLWKALPVAL
- a CDS encoding B3/4 domain-containing protein, which codes for MTLSLTVSDEVRVLAPGFTHLAVEAHGLVNGPSTDASSALLDDAAARLAVRLDGRAPHEDPHMAAWREVYTAFGAKPSRTRNSAEALAKRALSGAGLPRVNLLVDLYNAISVAHLVPVGGEDLDRVRGGMRLVRAGGDEDFVTVAAGDEVVEHPEAGEVVWCDDTGVTCRRWNWRQGPRTRLTEETVSAIFLLESLPPMPVADAERAATELAELLEKFSPGAWIDLVPAAD
- a CDS encoding lysophospholipid acyltransferase family protein, yielding MAELVYRPVVGFAQALFKAWDLKIDCKGSENIPRSGGAVLVSNHISYLDFVFNGLAALPQKRLVRFMAKESVFRHKVSGPLMRGMKHIPVDREQGETAYAHALESLRSGEIVGVFPEATISQSFTLKSFKSGAARMAQEAGVPLIPMAVWGTQRLWTKGHPRNFKRSHIPITIRVGEAIEASKDKYAGAITRQVRDRVNELLEAAQRAYPVRPKGPTDTWWMPAHLGGTAPTPEEVRAAEAR
- a CDS encoding DUF4395 domain-containing protein, with the protein product MDIDARGPRFGAAVTTVVLAAVLITGSVWLLAWQTLAFALGAAGGVGRSPYGWLFRTAVRPRIGPPTEFESPEPPRFAQAVGLAFAGLGLVGYGIGPEWLGLAATGAALAAAFLNATFGYCLGCELYLLVRRVTVRAE
- a CDS encoding thioredoxin family protein, which translates into the protein MTGLVVCVAVLAAASAYGVLQRRRNGRVRVRGRDEDKRLGAAELGEELGERATLVQFSSAFCAPCRATRRVLGEVAGMVPGVTHVEIDAEKNLDLVRELDILKTPTVLVLDARGRVVRRAAGQPRKADVIAAIGEAV
- a CDS encoding putative leader peptide; amino-acid sequence: MPTEPLLYGRVHVDLARTASARCPAT
- a CDS encoding flavin reductase family protein, with the translated sequence MTATSDLGTPQLASPDLLRSLFRRHAAGVAVITARGDAGPVGFTATSLASVSAEPPMLSFGIGTGASSWPAISRAEHVGVHILGEHQEELAATFARSGADRFGAPTAWREGPEGVPVLDDVLAWTVCRVHTRVPAGDHRIVLAEVRIGDPAGSGRPLLYHQGRFNGLRD
- a CDS encoding electron transfer flavoprotein subunit beta/FixA family protein, producing the protein MSLRIVVTVKYVPDATGDRHFADDLTVDRDDVDGLLSELDEYAVEQALQISENSDDDVEVTVLTIGPEDAKDALRKALSMGADKAVHVEDDDLHGTDAIGTSLVLAKAIEKAGYDLVISGMASTDGTMGVVPALLAERLGVPQVTLLSEVSVEDGTVKGRRDGDAASEQLEASLPAVVSVTDQSGEARYPSFKGIMAAKKKPVESWDLSDLDLEAEQVGLEGAWTKVDSAAERPARTAGTIVKDEGEGGKQLAEFLASQKFI
- a CDS encoding electron transfer flavoprotein subunit alpha/FixB family protein gives rise to the protein MAEVLVYVDHVDGAVRKPTLELLTLARRVGEPVAVALGNGAADTAAALAEHGAVKVLTHDASEYADYLVVPKVDALQAAVEAVSPAAVLVPSSAEGKEIAARLALRIGSGIITDAVDLEAGDEGPVATQSVFAASFTTKSRVSKGTPVITVKPNSAAVEAAPAAGDVSELSVTFSAQATGTKVTGRTPRESTGRPELTEAAIVVSGGRGVNGADNFAIIEALADSLGAAVGASRAAVDAGWYPHTNQVGQTGKSVSPQLYIANGISGAIQHRAGMQTSKTIVAVNKDAEAPIFDLVDYGVVGDLFDVVPALTEEIKARKG
- a CDS encoding endonuclease/exonuclease/phosphatase family protein, whose amino-acid sequence is MPDTHRMTRRMGLRTAVAAAVTVPLMGTLPASAAKPSNRRLELMTFNLRFAGTTEPNSWATRRPVMRRLLRREAPTLIGTQEGLYRQLLDIHADLGPHYDWIGTGREGGSHDESTAVFYDNRRLAPVEHDTLWLSDTPRVIGSNTWGGALPRIVTWVRFRDRTTHDREFYVVNTHFDHVGQYARERSAQFLGERIAAFDRSLPVVVTGDFNAAAHDNPAYDILLATGLVDTWDAAPERTKAYATFHGYKPLVPGGDRIDWILTTPGITVHRAAVNTYALHGQFPSDHLPVQATVTLG